In a genomic window of Bacteroidota bacterium:
- a CDS encoding T9SS type A sorting domain-containing protein, which translates to MCGCYFHSRGFEKYNITLFPNPNFGGTIYFSKLVINADISIHTSDGALVTSYRNFTGNEIRPNDKLLSGLYFITLTDQHNSVTKKLIIYDENE; encoded by the coding sequence ATTTGCGGATGCTACTTTCATTCCAGAGGTTTTGAAAAGTATAATATAACCCTTTTTCCCAATCCAAACTTTGGAGGAACCATTTATTTTTCAAAGCTAGTAATCAATGCAGATATTTCTATACACACAAGCGATGGGGCATTGGTTACAAGCTATCGCAATTTTACAGGCAACGAAATAAGGCCAAATGATAAACTTTTGAGCGGCCTGTATTTTATTACCTTGACTGACCAGCATAACAGTGTTACAAAAAAATTAATAATATATGATGAAAATGAGTAG
- a CDS encoding T9SS type A sorting domain-containing protein yields MSRIIFALYMCCLTIVFASKTNAQSDTLSTYLYDADSNGVFVTKSFEVLDFETSAGVSNVILPDTSIVTLIDFALSPSSKINMLPVENKSIELSLYPNPAFGVITFQLNKSIQLPAVLFIFDLKGQLVYQSAISVQPIMEYQLPINQLNAGEYILKLENESESVQTNFIKL; encoded by the coding sequence ATGAGTAGAATTATATTCGCACTTTACATGTGCTGCCTTACAATTGTTTTTGCTTCTAAAACCAATGCGCAAAGTGATACGCTTAGTACATACCTATATGATGCTGACAGCAATGGTGTATTTGTAACCAAATCTTTTGAGGTATTAGATTTTGAAACTTCAGCAGGAGTAAGCAATGTAATTTTACCAGATACAAGCATTGTAACTTTAATTGATTTTGCGTTATCTCCATCTAGCAAAATCAATATGCTACCAGTAGAAAACAAGTCAATTGAATTATCTCTTTATCCGAATCCTGCTTTTGGCGTAATTACCTTTCAGTTGAATAAGAGTATCCAACTTCCGGCAGTTTTATTTATATTTGATTTAAAAGGGCAATTGGTTTATCAGAGTGCTATAAGTGTGCAGCCAATAATGGAATATCAATTACCTATCAACCAGTTGAACGCAGGAGAATATATTTTAAAATTGGAAAATGAAAGCGAAAGCGTACAAACTAATTTTATTAAACTCTAG